In a single window of the Streptomyces sp. NBC_00094 genome:
- the ileS gene encoding isoleucine--tRNA ligase, with protein MTPPQYRQVPAQVDLPALEHDVLDFWRDNKVFAKTLEQSEGRPEWVFYEGPPTANGMPGAHHIEARVFKDVFPRFRTMRGYHVARKAGWDCHGLPVELAVEKELGFSGKKDIEAYGIAEFNAKCRDSVTRHTDAFAELTTRMGYWVDLDDAYRTMDPSYIESVWWSLKQIFEKDLLVQDHRVAPWCPRCGTGLSDHELAQGYETVVDPSVYVRFPLTSGPLAGKAALLVWTTTPWTLVSNTAVAAHPEVTYVVATDGDERVVVAEPLLDKALGEGWVTTGESFTGAEMERWTYQRPFELIPFDAPAHYVVNAEYVTTEDGTGLVHQSPAFGEDDLKVCKAYGLPVVNPVRPDGTFEEDVPLVGGVFFKKADEALTADLDARGLLFRHIAYEHSYPHCWRCHTALLYYAQPSWYIRTTAVKDRMLAENEKTNWFPDSVKHGRFGDWLTNNVDWALSRNRYWGTPLPIWRCEDDHLTCVGSRAELTELTGTDQSELDPHRPYIDAVTFSCPSEGCGKTATRVPEVIDAWYDSGSMPFAQYGYPYENKELFESRYPAQFISEAIDQTRGWFYTLMAVGTLVFDKSSYENVVCLGHILAEDGRKMSKHLGNILQPIPLMDQHGADAVRWFMAAGGSPWAARRVGHGTIQEVVRKTLLTYWNTVAFQALYARTSGWAPSAADPAPADRTVLDKWLLSELNTLVAEVTEAMESYDTQRTGKLISSFVDDLSNWYVRRSRRRFWQGDASALRTLHDVIETVTRLMAPLTPFITERVWQDLVVPVSPDASESVHLTTWPEADAALIDPTLSEQMLLVRRLVELGRATRAESGVKTRQPLSRALVAATGFAALSPALQAQITEELNVSSLASLSEVGGSLVDTTAKANFRALGKRFGKGVQDVAKAVAAADAAALSLALRSGEATLSVNGEEITVTPEEVIITETPREGWSVASDSGATVALDLEITPELRRAGLARDAIRLIQEARKNSGLDVADRIALRWTSASPETTEALTAHAGLIADEVLATDHAEGEADATYGSPFTDDSLSLTFRLRKA; from the coding sequence ATGACACCGCCGCAGTACCGCCAGGTGCCCGCCCAGGTCGACCTGCCCGCGCTGGAGCACGACGTGCTCGACTTCTGGCGCGACAACAAGGTCTTCGCGAAGACCCTGGAGCAGTCCGAAGGACGCCCCGAGTGGGTGTTCTACGAGGGCCCGCCGACCGCCAACGGCATGCCCGGCGCCCACCACATCGAGGCGCGCGTCTTCAAGGACGTCTTCCCCCGCTTCCGGACCATGCGCGGCTACCACGTGGCCCGCAAGGCCGGCTGGGACTGCCACGGCCTCCCCGTCGAGCTCGCCGTCGAGAAGGAGCTCGGCTTCTCCGGCAAGAAGGACATCGAGGCGTACGGCATCGCCGAGTTCAACGCCAAGTGCCGCGACTCCGTGACCCGGCACACCGACGCCTTCGCCGAGCTGACGACCCGCATGGGCTACTGGGTCGACCTGGACGACGCGTACCGGACCATGGACCCCTCGTACATCGAGTCGGTCTGGTGGTCGCTGAAGCAGATCTTCGAGAAGGACCTGCTCGTCCAGGACCACCGGGTCGCCCCCTGGTGCCCGCGCTGCGGCACCGGTCTCTCCGACCACGAGCTGGCGCAGGGCTACGAGACGGTCGTCGACCCGTCCGTCTACGTCCGCTTCCCGCTGACCTCCGGCCCGCTGGCCGGGAAGGCGGCGCTCCTCGTCTGGACGACGACGCCGTGGACCCTGGTGTCCAACACGGCGGTCGCCGCCCACCCCGAGGTCACCTACGTCGTCGCGACCGACGGTGACGAGCGGGTCGTCGTCGCCGAGCCGCTGCTCGACAAGGCGCTGGGCGAGGGCTGGGTGACCACCGGCGAGTCCTTCACGGGCGCCGAGATGGAGCGCTGGACCTACCAGCGCCCCTTCGAGCTGATCCCCTTCGACGCCCCGGCCCACTACGTCGTCAACGCCGAGTACGTGACGACCGAGGACGGTACGGGTCTGGTCCACCAGTCCCCCGCCTTCGGTGAGGACGACCTCAAGGTCTGCAAGGCGTACGGCCTGCCGGTCGTGAACCCGGTCCGCCCCGACGGCACCTTCGAGGAGGACGTGCCGCTGGTCGGCGGCGTCTTCTTCAAGAAGGCCGACGAGGCGCTCACCGCGGACCTGGACGCCCGCGGGCTGCTCTTCCGGCACATCGCGTACGAGCACAGCTACCCGCACTGCTGGCGCTGCCACACGGCGCTGCTGTACTACGCGCAGCCGTCCTGGTACATCCGCACGACCGCGGTCAAGGACCGCATGCTCGCGGAGAACGAGAAGACGAACTGGTTCCCCGACTCGGTCAAGCACGGCCGCTTCGGCGACTGGCTGACCAACAACGTCGACTGGGCGCTCTCCCGCAACCGCTACTGGGGCACCCCGCTGCCGATCTGGCGCTGCGAGGACGACCACCTCACCTGCGTCGGCTCCCGCGCCGAGCTCACCGAGCTGACCGGCACCGACCAGTCGGAGCTGGACCCGCACCGCCCGTACATCGACGCGGTCACGTTCTCCTGCCCGAGCGAGGGCTGCGGGAAGACGGCGACGCGCGTGCCGGAGGTCATCGACGCCTGGTACGACTCGGGCTCGATGCCGTTCGCGCAGTACGGCTACCCGTACGAGAACAAGGAACTGTTCGAGTCCCGCTACCCGGCGCAGTTCATCTCCGAGGCGATCGACCAGACGCGTGGCTGGTTCTACACGCTCATGGCGGTCGGCACGCTGGTCTTCGACAAGTCGTCGTACGAGAACGTGGTCTGCCTGGGCCACATCCTCGCCGAGGACGGCCGGAAGATGTCCAAGCACCTGGGCAACATCCTCCAGCCGATCCCGCTCATGGACCAGCACGGCGCCGACGCGGTCCGCTGGTTCATGGCGGCCGGCGGTTCGCCCTGGGCGGCGCGCCGGGTCGGCCACGGCACCATCCAGGAGGTCGTCCGCAAGACCCTCCTGACCTACTGGAACACGGTCGCCTTCCAGGCGCTGTACGCCCGTACGTCCGGTTGGGCGCCGAGCGCGGCGGACCCGGCCCCGGCCGACCGCACGGTCCTCGACAAGTGGCTCCTGTCCGAGCTGAACACGCTCGTCGCCGAGGTCACCGAGGCGATGGAGTCGTACGACACCCAGCGCACGGGCAAGCTCATCTCGTCCTTCGTCGACGACCTCTCCAACTGGTACGTGCGCCGCTCGCGCCGCCGCTTCTGGCAGGGCGACGCGTCCGCGCTCCGGACCCTGCACGACGTGATCGAGACGGTCACGCGGCTGATGGCCCCGCTGACCCCGTTCATCACGGAGCGGGTCTGGCAGGACCTGGTGGTCCCGGTGTCCCCGGACGCCTCGGAGTCCGTCCACCTCACCACGTGGCCGGAGGCGGACGCCGCCCTGATCGACCCGACCCTCAGCGAGCAGATGCTGCTGGTCCGCCGTCTGGTGGAGCTGGGCCGGGCGACGCGGGCGGAGTCGGGCGTGAAGACGCGCCAGCCGCTCTCGCGGGCGCTGGTGGCGGCGACGGGCTTCGCCGCCCTCTCCCCCGCCCTCCAGGCCCAGATCACGGAGGAGCTGAACGTCTCCTCCCTCGCCTCTCTCTCGGAGGTGGGCGGCTCGCTCGTCGACACGACGGCGAAGGCCAACTTCCGCGCCCTGGGCAAGCGCTTCGGCAAGGGCGTCCAGGACGTGGCGAAGGCGGTGGCCGCGGCCGACGCGGCGGCGCTCTCGCTGGCCCTCCGCTCCGGTGAGGCGACGCTCTCGGTGAACGGCGAGGAGATCACGGTCACCCCCGAGGAGGTCATCATCACGGAGACCCCGCGGGAGGGCTGGTCGGTGGCCTCCGACTCCGGCGCCACGGTCGCACTGGACCTGGAGATCACCCCGGAGCTGCGCCGCGCCGGCCTCGCCCGCGACGCGATCCGCCTGATCCAGGAGGCGCGCAAGAACAGCGGCCTGGACGTCGCGGACCGGATCGCCCTGCGCTGGACGTCCGCCTCCCCGGAGACGACGGAGGCCCTGACGGCCCACGCCGGACTCATCGCGGACGAGGTCCTCGCCACGGACCACGCCGAAGGCGAAGCGGACGCCACGTACGGCAGCCCCTTCACCGACGACTCCCTGTCCCTGACGTTCCGCCTCCGCAAGGCGTAA
- a CDS encoding DivIVA domain-containing protein: protein MPLTPEDVRNKQFTTVRLREGYDEDEVDAFLDEVEAELTRLLRENEDLRAKLAAATRAAAQNQQQQGMRKPPEPQDRPVGPGAPVPAAISGPPVQQQPPQMGPPQLPSGAPALPAGPMQGGPMQGGPMQGGPMQGGPMQGGPMGPGPMQGGPMGHPQQQMQQQMQQQPPQAPGGDSAARVLSLAQQTADQAIAEARSEANKIVGEARSRAEGLERDARAKADALERDAQEKHRVAMGSLESARATLERKVEDLRGFEREYRTRLKSYLESQLRQLETQADDSLAPPRTPATASLPPAPSMASAGAGAPSYGGNGSMGGAPSMGGAPSYGGQQQMSPAMTQPMAPVRPQAPQPMQQAPAPMRGFLIDEDDN from the coding sequence ATGCCGCTGACCCCCGAGGACGTGCGGAACAAGCAGTTCACGACCGTCCGCCTTCGAGAAGGCTATGACGAGGACGAGGTCGATGCCTTCCTCGACGAGGTCGAGGCCGAGCTGACCCGCCTGCTCCGGGAGAACGAGGACCTGCGCGCCAAGCTGGCCGCAGCGACCCGTGCCGCCGCGCAGAACCAGCAGCAGCAGGGGATGCGCAAGCCCCCGGAGCCGCAGGATCGTCCCGTCGGTCCCGGCGCGCCCGTGCCCGCGGCCATATCCGGACCGCCGGTCCAGCAGCAGCCGCCGCAGATGGGCCCGCCGCAGCTGCCTTCCGGTGCCCCCGCGCTTCCCGCCGGCCCCATGCAGGGCGGCCCGATGCAGGGTGGCCCCATGCAGGGCGGGCCGATGCAGGGTGGCCCCATGCAGGGTGGCCCGATGGGTCCCGGCCCGATGCAGGGCGGCCCCATGGGTCACCCGCAGCAGCAGATGCAGCAGCAGATGCAGCAGCAGCCTCCGCAGGCCCCGGGCGGCGACAGCGCCGCGCGTGTCCTCTCGCTGGCCCAGCAGACCGCCGACCAGGCGATCGCCGAGGCCCGCTCCGAGGCCAACAAGATCGTCGGCGAGGCGCGCTCCCGCGCCGAGGGCCTGGAGCGGGACGCCCGCGCCAAGGCGGACGCTCTTGAGCGGGACGCGCAGGAGAAGCACCGCGTCGCGATGGGCTCCCTGGAGTCCGCCCGCGCCACGCTGGAGCGCAAGGTCGAGGACCTGCGCGGCTTCGAGCGCGAGTACCGTACGCGCCTGAAGTCGTACCTGGAGTCCCAGCTGCGTCAGCTGGAGACCCAGGCGGACGACTCGCTGGCTCCGCCGCGGACCCCGGCGACGGCCTCCCTGCCGCCGGCGCCCTCGATGGCCTCGGCCGGCGCGGGTGCCCCGTCCTACGGTGGCAACGGCTCGATGGGTGGTGCGCCGTCCATGGGTGGTGCCCCGTCCTACGGCGGTCAGCAGCAGATGTCCCCGGCCATGACCCAGCCGATGGCTCCGGTCCGGCCGCAGGCTCCGCAGCCGATGCAGCAGGCGCCGGCGCCGATGCGTGGCTTCCTGATCGACGAGGACGACAACTGA
- a CDS encoding YggT family protein, with protein sequence MGVALQVVYIVLMCFLVLLIVRLVMDYVFQFARSWQPGKAMVVVLEATYTVTDPPLKLLRRLIPPLRLGGVALDLSFFVLMIIVYILISFVSRFAS encoded by the coding sequence ATGGGCGTCGCACTACAGGTGGTCTACATCGTGCTGATGTGCTTCCTCGTCCTCCTGATCGTCCGGCTGGTCATGGACTACGTCTTCCAGTTCGCACGTTCATGGCAACCCGGTAAGGCGATGGTGGTCGTTCTGGAGGCCACTTACACTGTCACCGATCCACCGCTCAAGCTTCTGCGGCGACTCATCCCGCCGCTGCGTCTCGGGGGCGTGGCACTCGACCTGTCCTTCTTCGTTCTGATGATCATCGTCTACATCCTGATCTCCTTCGTGAGCAGGTTCGCGAGTTGA
- a CDS encoding cell division protein SepF, which yields MAGAMRKMAVYLGLVEDDGYDGRGFDPDDDFEPELEPEPERDRRHTPPRQVEREEPVRVVQPPAPREPIAHSVPVLAESGRPARIAPVASITPERPSMEKNAPVIMPKVVSEREPYRITTLHPRTYNEARTIGEHFREGTPVIMNLTEMDDTDAKRLVDFAAGLVFGLHGSIERVTQKVFLLSPANVDVTAEDKARIAEGGFFNQS from the coding sequence ATGGCCGGCGCGATGCGCAAGATGGCGGTCTACCTCGGCCTCGTGGAGGACGATGGGTACGACGGCCGGGGCTTCGACCCCGACGACGACTTCGAACCCGAGCTGGAGCCGGAGCCCGAGCGCGACCGGCGCCACACCCCTCCGCGGCAGGTCGAGCGCGAGGAACCGGTGCGCGTGGTGCAGCCTCCAGCGCCTCGGGAACCGATCGCCCATTCTGTCCCGGTACTCGCCGAAAGTGGACGTCCGGCCCGAATTGCCCCCGTGGCATCCATCACACCCGAACGTCCGAGCATGGAGAAGAACGCACCGGTGATCATGCCCAAGGTCGTGTCCGAGCGGGAGCCCTACCGCATCACCACGCTGCACCCCCGGACGTACAACGAGGCCCGTACCATCGGGGAACACTTCCGTGAGGGCACCCCGGTGATCATGAATCTCACGGAGATGGACGACACGGATGCGAAGCGACTTGTCGACTTTGCCGCCGGACTCGTCTTCGGGCTCCATGGCAGCATTGAGCGCGTGACGCAGAAGGTGTTCCTGTTGTCGCCTGCTAACGTCGATGTCACGGCGGAGGACAAGGCCCGGATCGCAGAGGGCGGATTCTTCAACCAGAGCTGA
- a CDS encoding YggS family pyridoxal phosphate-dependent enzyme, producing the protein MTDRKQQLAENLALVEERIAAACTAAGRAREEVTLIVVTKTYPATDARLLYELGVRHVAENRDQDAAPKAAACADLDLTWHFVGQLQTNKVRSVAGYADVVQSVDRLKLVSSLSAAAEKEGRELGCLLQVALDAESGERGARGGVSPEGIEELAAAVDAAPGLRLDGLMTVAPLSGPYAGRQRAAFDRLMDLSTALRATRPAANMVSAGMSADLEEAVAAGATHVRVGTAVLGVRPKLG; encoded by the coding sequence ATGACGGACCGCAAGCAGCAACTCGCCGAGAACCTGGCCCTGGTGGAGGAGCGCATCGCCGCCGCCTGCACCGCCGCCGGGCGCGCGCGGGAGGAGGTGACCCTCATCGTGGTCACCAAGACCTACCCCGCGACCGATGCGCGCCTGCTGTACGAACTCGGCGTGCGGCACGTCGCCGAGAACCGGGACCAGGACGCCGCCCCCAAGGCCGCCGCGTGCGCCGACCTTGATCTGACCTGGCACTTCGTCGGCCAGTTGCAGACCAACAAAGTCCGATCCGTGGCGGGTTATGCCGATGTGGTGCAGTCTGTCGACCGCTTGAAGCTCGTTTCCTCCCTCTCCGCGGCCGCGGAGAAGGAGGGGCGGGAGCTCGGGTGCCTGCTCCAGGTCGCGCTCGACGCCGAATCCGGGGAGCGCGGTGCCCGTGGCGGCGTCTCGCCGGAGGGGATCGAGGAGTTGGCGGCCGCGGTGGACGCCGCCCCCGGGCTGCGGCTCGACGGACTGATGACCGTCGCCCCGCTCTCCGGTCCGTACGCGGGCAGACAACGCGCCGCCTTCGACCGGTTGATGGATTTGTCGACTGCCCTGCGCGCGACCCGTCCGGCTGCGAACATGGTGTCGGCAGGGATGAGCGCGGACCTCGAGGAGGCCGTCGCGGCCGGGGCGACACACGTACGCGTCGGTACGGCGGTACTCGGCGTCCGCCCGAAGCTCGGGTAA
- the pgeF gene encoding peptidoglycan editing factor PgeF, producing the protein MIGQYFDANGAHFAFTDRWGGVSAVPYEELNLGGAVGDDPDAVRTNRALAAGALGLDPARVVWMNQVHGADVAEVEGPWSTGPVPAVDGLVTSARGLALAVLTADCVPVLLADPVAGVVSAAHAGRPGLVAGVVPAAVEAMIGLGADPARIVARTGPAVCGRCYEVPEAMRAEVAETEPAAWAETSWGTPAVDVTAGVLAQLERLGVTDRQAGTVCTRESGDHYSYRRDRTTGRLAGYVWLNREEA; encoded by the coding sequence GTGATAGGGCAGTACTTCGACGCGAACGGCGCGCACTTCGCCTTCACCGACAGGTGGGGCGGGGTGAGCGCCGTTCCGTACGAGGAGCTCAACCTCGGCGGCGCGGTGGGGGACGACCCCGATGCCGTACGCACCAACCGGGCACTGGCCGCCGGCGCCCTCGGGCTCGACCCGGCGCGGGTGGTCTGGATGAACCAGGTGCACGGCGCGGACGTCGCCGAGGTCGAGGGGCCGTGGAGCACCGGGCCCGTCCCGGCGGTCGACGGTCTGGTGACCTCGGCCCGCGGGCTCGCCCTCGCCGTCCTCACCGCCGACTGCGTCCCGGTCCTCCTCGCGGACCCCGTCGCCGGAGTGGTCTCCGCCGCCCACGCCGGACGGCCGGGACTGGTCGCCGGTGTCGTCCCCGCAGCGGTCGAGGCCATGATCGGCCTCGGCGCGGACCCCGCCCGTATCGTCGCCCGCACCGGCCCCGCCGTCTGCGGGCGGTGTTACGAGGTGCCGGAGGCGATGCGCGCGGAGGTCGCGGAGACCGAGCCCGCCGCCTGGGCCGAGACGAGCTGGGGCACCCCCGCCGTCGACGTCACCGCCGGGGTCCTCGCCCAGCTCGAACGGCTCGGCGTCACGGACCGGCAGGCCGGCACGGTCTGCACCCGGGAGTCCGGTGACCACTACTCGTACCGCCGCGACCGCACCACCGGGCGACTCGCGGGATATGTCTGGTTGAACCGGGAAGAGGCATGA
- the ftsZ gene encoding cell division protein FtsZ — MAAPQNYLAVIKVIGVGGGGVNAINRMIEVGLKGVEFIAINTDAQALLMSDADVKLDVGRELTRGLGAGANPAVGRKAAEDHREEIEEVLKGADMVFVTAGEGGGTGTGGAPVVANIARSLGALTIGVVTRPFTFEGRRRANQAEDGIAELREEVDTLIVIPNDRLLSISDRQVSVLDAFKSADQVLLSGVQGITDLITTPGLINLDFADVKSVMSEAGSALMGIGSARGDDRAVAAAEMAISSPLLEASIDGARGVLLSISGGSDLGLFEINEAAQLVSEAAHPEANIIFGAVIDDALGDEVRVTVIAAGFDGGQPPARRDNIIGSVSAKREEPAPAPRSVEPSRSMGGLGTVAPREEPVSVPVEQVPVVNETPLAPAPPVVPPARPYADSQAEELDVPDFLK; from the coding sequence GTGGCAGCACCGCAGAACTACCTCGCAGTCATCAAGGTCATCGGTGTCGGCGGCGGTGGTGTCAATGCCATCAACCGAATGATCGAGGTCGGCCTCAAGGGCGTCGAGTTCATCGCGATCAACACCGACGCGCAAGCGCTGTTGATGAGCGACGCCGACGTCAAGCTCGACGTCGGTCGTGAACTCACCCGCGGCCTGGGGGCCGGGGCGAACCCGGCCGTCGGTCGTAAGGCGGCTGAGGACCACCGTGAGGAGATCGAGGAGGTCCTCAAGGGGGCCGACATGGTCTTCGTCACCGCCGGCGAAGGCGGCGGCACCGGCACCGGCGGCGCACCCGTCGTGGCCAACATCGCGCGTTCGCTCGGCGCCCTGACGATCGGTGTGGTCACGCGACCGTTCACCTTCGAGGGCCGGCGTCGCGCGAACCAGGCGGAGGACGGCATCGCCGAGCTCCGCGAAGAGGTCGACACCCTCATCGTCATCCCGAACGACCGACTGCTCTCGATCTCGGACCGTCAGGTCTCCGTGCTCGACGCGTTCAAGTCGGCCGACCAGGTGCTGCTGAGCGGCGTCCAGGGCATCACCGACCTCATCACCACCCCGGGTCTGATCAACCTCGACTTCGCCGACGTCAAGTCGGTCATGTCCGAGGCCGGGTCCGCCCTCATGGGCATCGGCTCCGCCCGTGGCGACGACCGCGCGGTGGCCGCCGCGGAGATGGCGATCTCCTCGCCGCTCCTGGAGGCCTCCATCGACGGCGCCCGTGGCGTGCTGCTCTCCATCTCCGGCGGCAGCGACCTCGGTCTCTTCGAGATCAACGAGGCCGCGCAGCTGGTCAGCGAGGCCGCCCACCCCGAGGCCAACATCATCTTCGGCGCCGTCATCGACGACGCCCTGGGCGACGAGGTCCGGGTCACCGTCATCGCGGCGGGCTTCGACGGCGGTCAGCCGCCGGCCCGCCGGGACAACATCATCGGCTCGGTCTCGGCCAAGCGCGAGGAGCCGGCTCCGGCCCCCCGCAGCGTCGAGCCCTCCCGCTCCATGGGCGGCCTCGGTACCGTGGCCCCCCGCGAGGAGCCGGTGTCCGTCCCGGTCGAGCAGGTCCCGGTCGTCAACGAGACCCCGTTGGCGCCCGCCCCTCCGGTCGTCCCGCCGGCCCGTCCGTACGCGGACTCCCAGGCCGAAGAGCTGGACGTCCCGGACTTCCTGAAGTGA
- a CDS encoding cell division protein FtsQ/DivIB: MAAGSTTAEKSGANKPKGSSERPPRTGARNSRFRVPAPRVLLVALGVVALVAGGIWALYGSTWFRVERVKTSGVRVLTPGEIEAVAAVPAGAPLVSVDTDAIEVRLRQGFPRIETVDVVRSWPHGIGLKVTERQPVLLLEKGGKFIEVDATGMRFATVDTAPRGVPRLVLDTATSPSLRRFDADRLLREAVRVRGELPGEIAENTRVVRVTSYDSVTLELTKGRTVFWGSGEHGRVKARVLTALMKASPKAGHFDVSAPTAPASSGS; the protein is encoded by the coding sequence GTGGCAGCCGGATCGACGACCGCCGAGAAGAGCGGCGCGAACAAGCCGAAGGGGTCCTCGGAACGGCCGCCCCGCACGGGCGCCCGGAACAGTCGATTCCGGGTGCCCGCCCCACGGGTGCTCCTCGTGGCGCTCGGCGTCGTCGCGCTCGTGGCCGGCGGGATCTGGGCGCTCTACGGATCGACCTGGTTCCGTGTGGAACGTGTGAAGACTTCCGGCGTGCGGGTGCTGACCCCGGGCGAGATCGAGGCGGTCGCCGCCGTCCCGGCGGGAGCCCCTCTCGTCTCCGTCGACACCGACGCGATCGAGGTCCGGCTCCGGCAGGGGTTCCCGCGCATCGAGACCGTCGACGTCGTGCGTTCCTGGCCGCACGGAATCGGTCTGAAAGTGACGGAACGGCAGCCGGTCCTCCTCCTGGAAAAGGGCGGAAAGTTCATCGAAGTGGACGCGACCGGCATGCGGTTCGCCACCGTCGACACCGCCCCCCGCGGCGTCCCCCGGCTGGTCCTCGACACCGCCACCTCGCCCAGCCTGCGTCGTTTCGACGCGGACCGGCTGCTCCGCGAGGCGGTTCGCGTCCGGGGTGAACTCCCGGGCGAAATCGCGGAGAACACTCGTGTCGTCCGCGTCACCTCGTACGACTCCGTCACTCTGGAGCTGACCAAGGGGCGCACCGTCTTCTGGGGCAGCGGCGAGCACGGCCGGGTGAAAGCCCGGGTGCTGACCGCTCTCATGAAGGCATCGCCCAAAGCGGGGCACTTCGATGTAAGTGCCCCCACGGCACCCGCTTCGTCGGGCAGTTGA
- the murG gene encoding undecaprenyldiphospho-muramoylpentapeptide beta-N-acetylglucosaminyltransferase, with amino-acid sequence MHVVLAGGGTAGHIEPALALADALRRQDPSVGITALGTEKGLETRLVPERGYELALIPAVPLPRKPTPELITVPGRLRGTIKAAEQILERTKADCVVGFGGYVALPGYLAAKRLGVPIVVHEANARPGLANKIGSRYAAGVAVATPDSKLRNARYIGIPLRHTIATLDRARVRPEARAAFGLDPNLPTLLVSGGSQGARRLNEVVQQIAPVLQRSGIQILHAVGPKNEMPRVDNMPGMPPYVPVPYVDRMDLAYAAADMMLCRAGAMTVAELSAVGLPAAYVPLPIGNGEQRLNAQPVVKAGGGLLVDDAELTPQWVQGNVLPVLADPHRLYEMSRAAAEFGRRDADDLLVGMVYEAIAARRQA; translated from the coding sequence GTGCATGTCGTACTCGCCGGCGGGGGGACCGCCGGCCACATCGAGCCCGCGCTGGCCCTCGCGGACGCCCTGCGCAGGCAGGACCCCAGCGTGGGGATCACAGCGCTGGGCACGGAAAAGGGTCTGGAGACCCGGCTCGTGCCCGAGCGGGGCTACGAGTTGGCGCTCATCCCCGCCGTACCGCTGCCCCGTAAGCCCACCCCCGAGCTGATCACCGTCCCCGGGCGGCTGCGCGGCACGATCAAGGCCGCCGAGCAGATCCTGGAGCGCACGAAGGCCGACTGTGTGGTCGGCTTCGGCGGCTACGTGGCCCTGCCCGGCTATCTCGCGGCCAAGCGGCTCGGGGTGCCGATCGTGGTCCACGAGGCCAACGCCCGGCCCGGACTGGCCAACAAGATCGGTTCGCGGTACGCGGCCGGGGTCGCCGTCGCCACCCCGGACAGCAAGCTCCGCAACGCCCGCTACATCGGCATCCCGCTGCGGCACACCATCGCGACCCTCGACCGGGCCCGGGTGCGCCCCGAGGCGCGCGCCGCCTTCGGGCTCGACCCGAACCTGCCGACGCTGCTCGTCTCGGGCGGTTCGCAGGGCGCCCGGCGGCTCAACGAGGTCGTCCAGCAGATCGCCCCGGTGCTCCAGCGCTCCGGCATCCAGATCCTGCACGCGGTCGGCCCGAAGAACGAAATGCCGCGCGTCGACAACATGCCCGGTATGCCGCCGTACGTGCCGGTACCGTACGTGGACCGGATGGATCTCGCGTACGCCGCGGCGGACATGATGCTCTGCCGCGCGGGCGCCATGACCGTCGCCGAGCTCTCCGCCGTCGGGCTGCCCGCCGCGTACGTCCCGCTGCCCATCGGCAACGGCGAACAGCGGCTCAACGCCCAGCCGGTGGTCAAGGCGGGCGGCGGGCTCCTCGTCGACGACGCGGAGCTGACCCCGCAGTGGGTGCAGGGCAACGTCCTGCCCGTACTGGCCGATCCGCACCGGTTGTACGAGATGTCCCGCGCCGCCGCCGAGTTCGGCCGCAGGGATGCCGACGACCTGCTCGTCGGCATGGTGTACGAGGCGATCGCCGCCCGCCGACAGGCGTAG